In Chanodichthys erythropterus isolate Z2021 chromosome 11, ASM2448905v1, whole genome shotgun sequence, a single window of DNA contains:
- the fgf19 gene encoding fibroblast growth factor 19 has product MLLLLFVTVCGSSTGVESLPLPDSGPHLANDWGEAVRLRHLYAARRGLHLQINTEGEISGSHMQSSDSLVEIRPVDTGSVVIRGVASSRFLCMDRRGKLYGSYTYSKEDCTFLERILPDGYNIYVSSKYGVHVSLGNDGTATSQFLPMVNTLSQEPTDRRSGEQRSLVDPEQDHQLGLQIDSMDPFGKIFQIVIQSPSFNKR; this is encoded by the exons ATGCTCCTCTTACTCTTTGTCACTGTTTGTGGAAGTAGCACCGGCGTGGAGAGCCTCCCGTTGCCCGACTCTGGTCCACATTTGGCAAATGACTGGGGAGAAGCCGTCCGGCTCCGACATCTGTACGCAGCCAGACGCGGTTTACATCTGCAAATAAACACAGAGGGAGAAATCAGTGGATCGCACATGCAAAGCTCGGACA GTTTGGTTGAGATTCGGCCGGTGGATACAGGAAGTGTTGTCATCAGAGGAGTTGCAAGCTCCCGATTTCTCTGCATGGATAGAAGGGGAAAACTGTATGGATCG TACACTTACTCTAAAGAGGACTGCACTTTTTTGGAACGCATCCTGCCAGATGGCTACAACATCTACGTCTCCAGCAAATATGGAGTTCATGTGAGTTTGGGTAACGACGGGACCGCAACATCCCAGTTCCTGCCCATGGTGAACACACTTTCTCAGGAACCCACTGACCGCCGCTCAGGGGAACAGCGCTCTCTCGTTGACCCCGAACAGGACCATCAGTTAGGCCTTCAAATAGACAGTATGGACCCTTTTGGAAAGATCTTTCAAATTGTGATCCAGAGTCCCAGTTTCAACAAAAGATGA
- the lto1 gene encoding protein LTO1 homolog, with product MSFKSNSDDLFDSIIMADNRFHVEGYQEGFEEGTRQGTFEGRNHGRLHGAKLSAEVSFYYGFALAWKCLLQNNSDVKSRKRLKAMESLIGVIQKFPYEDPHNEKLQEDMERVRAKFRQVCSLLNVATDFREYLSGSSGMSF from the exons atgtcttttaaatcCAATAGTGATGATTTATTTGACTCCATTATCATGGCCGATAACAG GTTTCATGTTGAAGGTTATCAGGAGGGGTTTGAGGAGGGAACTCGACAGGGAACCTTCGAGGGTCGAAACCACGGTCGGCTGCACGGAGCCAAACTCAGTGCTGAG GTGTCTTTTTATTATGGATTTGCTCTCGCATGGAAATGTCTTCTTCAAAACAACAGTGATGTTAAATCAAG AAAAAGGCTGAAAGCTATGGAGTCTTTGATAGGAGTGATCCAGAAATTCCCATACGAAGACCCTCATAATGAGAAACTTCAGGAGGACATGGAGAGAGTGCGTGCCAAATTTAGACAG GTGTGTTCTTTATTGAATGTGGCAACAGACTTCAGAGAATATTTGAGTGGATCATCAGGAATGTCTTTCTGA